In Nocardioides cavernae, a single genomic region encodes these proteins:
- a CDS encoding sensor histidine kinase — protein sequence MAPPHAPETDELWRLTMEHSPVGMAIVSPTGGFVTANVALCEMLGHESDVLVTKSFQDITHPDDLDADLRLFEQTLAGEISSYRITKRYLRADGSILVGDLSVALLRDQLGTPIHFISQIVDLSERQAFVDRLDAAEAAADADRRTAQAIFEGVAVGLLRIDAQGRYLATNSRHREFLDLAFPEGHLGQAGQTGFAYDVDQRPLEHDDMPSVRASRGEEFDDVRLWVGEDPHSRRALSVSARRVLDRSGALAGAVLAYHDVTDLVRAMGVKDEFVSTISHELRTPLTAALAYLELLDESTDVTPEGHQQVTAARRNMLRLSHLVADLLFTTRVSAGSPLVDPYRVDLAVILCEAVDAASLAADSRGVRITSRMPGSLLAVVDGMRLRQVFDNLLDNAIAYSREGCFVTVDLAARDEHVVLTITDEGTGIDPAELEQVFGRFYRGENARRLQVPGTGLGLTIVRSIVEAHGGVVSLESTPGEGTSVCVLLPR from the coding sequence ATGGCGCCTCCACACGCGCCCGAGACGGACGAGCTCTGGCGCCTGACGATGGAGCACTCGCCGGTCGGGATGGCGATCGTGTCCCCGACGGGCGGCTTCGTGACGGCCAACGTCGCGCTGTGCGAGATGCTCGGCCACGAGTCCGACGTGCTCGTCACGAAGTCCTTCCAGGACATCACCCACCCCGACGACCTCGACGCCGACCTGCGCCTGTTCGAGCAGACGCTCGCGGGCGAGATCAGCTCCTACCGGATCACCAAGCGCTATCTCCGCGCCGACGGCAGCATCCTGGTCGGCGACCTGTCCGTCGCCCTCCTGCGCGACCAGCTGGGCACCCCGATCCACTTCATCTCCCAGATCGTCGACCTCAGCGAGCGCCAGGCGTTCGTCGACCGGCTCGACGCCGCTGAGGCCGCGGCGGACGCGGATCGTCGTACGGCCCAGGCGATCTTCGAGGGCGTCGCGGTCGGACTGCTCCGGATCGACGCCCAGGGCCGCTACCTCGCCACCAACAGCCGGCACCGCGAGTTCCTCGACCTCGCCTTCCCCGAGGGTCACCTCGGCCAGGCCGGGCAGACCGGCTTCGCCTACGACGTCGACCAGCGGCCGCTGGAGCACGACGACATGCCGTCGGTGCGCGCGTCACGCGGCGAGGAGTTCGACGACGTACGACTGTGGGTGGGGGAGGACCCCCACTCGCGCCGGGCGCTGTCCGTCTCCGCGCGCCGGGTGCTCGACCGCTCGGGTGCGCTCGCGGGTGCCGTCCTCGCCTACCACGACGTCACCGACCTGGTCCGCGCGATGGGCGTGAAGGACGAGTTCGTCTCGACGATCTCCCACGAGCTGCGTACGCCGCTCACGGCGGCGCTGGCCTACCTCGAGCTGCTCGACGAGTCGACCGACGTCACGCCCGAGGGCCACCAGCAGGTGACCGCCGCGAGGCGCAACATGCTGCGGCTCTCGCACCTGGTCGCCGACCTCCTCTTCACCACGCGCGTCTCGGCCGGCTCGCCGCTGGTGGACCCCTACCGGGTCGACCTCGCCGTGATCCTGTGCGAGGCGGTCGACGCGGCCTCGCTCGCCGCCGACAGCCGGGGCGTGCGCATCACCAGTCGGATGCCTGGCTCCCTGCTCGCCGTCGTCGACGGGATGCGCCTGCGCCAGGTCTTCGACAACCTGCTCGACAACGCGATCGCCTACAGCCGCGAGGGCTGCTTCGTGACGGTCGACCTGGCGGCGCGTGATGAACACGTGGTGCTGACGATCACCGACGAGGGCACCGGCATCGACCCCGCCGAGCTGGAGCAGGTGTTCGGCCGCTTCTACCGAGGTGAGAACGCCCGCCGGCTCCAGGTGCCCGGCACGGGCCTGGGCCTCACGATCGTGCGCAGCATCGTCGAGGCGCACGGCGGCGTGGTGTCGCTCGAGAGCACGCCCGGCGAGGGCACCAGCGTCTGCGTGCTGCTGCCCCGCTGA
- a CDS encoding polysaccharide biosynthesis tyrosine autokinase, producing MELADYLRILRNHWIAVTAFILVAALAAFGWSSIQPKVYAASSSGFVTSGGGGDPGLDSLNDSLSKSRAASYVVLAKDRETASIVIDDLGLDTSPEGLVGSIDAAQTPDTVVISITARAGTPEAAQQLADAWVGALAQRVKSVEAGKSSGNQGMRIEVSESAQLPTSPVSPQVERNVLLGAVLGALLGLGYAVVRSLLDRRIRSSEDVERDTGVPVVGSVPDVGKTPGIFVGTATGNAALAAEGVRRLRTNLSYMDVDNPPRAIVVTSPKQGDGKSTVAANLAAAIASSGQSVTLVDADLRRPTVAAAAGVDDTVGLTDVLTGRLELADALQSHPTIEGLSVLTSGSRPPNPSEILGSQAMRGVIADLTAKGMLIIDAPPLLPVTDAAVVAHAADGAFIVVSAGRTLDTELDNALGHLRTVNARPLGIILNRVSKRTVGAGNYGHYGYGTDDYVESTSGRRKNRR from the coding sequence GTGGAGCTCGCCGACTACCTGCGCATCTTGCGCAACCACTGGATCGCCGTGACGGCGTTCATCCTCGTGGCCGCGCTGGCCGCCTTCGGGTGGAGCAGCATCCAGCCCAAGGTCTACGCCGCGAGCTCGTCGGGCTTCGTCACCTCCGGTGGCGGCGGCGACCCGGGCCTCGACAGCCTCAACGACTCGCTGTCCAAGTCGCGCGCTGCCTCGTACGTCGTGCTGGCGAAGGACCGCGAGACCGCGTCGATCGTCATCGACGACCTCGGGCTCGACACCTCGCCCGAGGGCCTGGTCGGCAGCATCGACGCCGCCCAGACGCCCGACACCGTCGTCATCTCCATCACCGCACGCGCCGGCACGCCCGAAGCGGCGCAGCAGCTCGCCGACGCGTGGGTGGGCGCGCTCGCGCAGCGGGTCAAGAGCGTCGAGGCCGGCAAGTCCAGCGGCAACCAGGGCATGCGCATCGAGGTGTCGGAGTCGGCACAGCTGCCAACGAGCCCGGTGTCACCGCAGGTCGAGCGCAACGTGCTCCTCGGCGCCGTGCTCGGCGCCCTGCTCGGGCTCGGCTACGCCGTCGTCCGCAGCCTGCTCGACCGCCGCATCCGCTCGAGCGAGGACGTCGAGCGCGACACCGGCGTCCCGGTCGTGGGTTCGGTGCCCGACGTCGGCAAGACGCCCGGCATCTTCGTCGGCACGGCCACCGGCAACGCGGCCCTCGCGGCGGAGGGCGTACGCCGCCTGCGCACCAACCTGTCCTACATGGACGTCGACAACCCGCCACGCGCGATCGTCGTCACCAGCCCCAAGCAGGGCGACGGCAAGTCGACCGTCGCGGCCAACCTCGCCGCCGCCATCGCCAGCTCCGGGCAGTCCGTGACCCTTGTCGACGCCGACCTGCGCCGGCCCACCGTCGCGGCTGCGGCCGGGGTCGACGACACCGTCGGCCTCACCGACGTGCTGACCGGGCGCCTCGAGCTGGCCGACGCCCTCCAGTCGCACCCGACCATCGAGGGCCTCAGCGTGCTCACCTCGGGATCGCGGCCGCCCAACCCGAGCGAGATCCTGGGGTCGCAGGCCATGCGCGGCGTCATCGCCGACCTGACCGCCAAGGGGATGCTGATCATCGACGCTCCTCCCCTGCTGCCCGTGACCGATGCTGCTGTCGTCGCGCACGCCGCCGACGGTGCGTTCATCGTGGTCTCGGCAGGCCGGACCCTCGACACGGAGCTCGACAACGCCCTGGGCCACCTGCGCACGGTCAACGCCCGTCCGCTCGGCATCATCCTCAACCGGGTCTCGAAGCGGACCGTGGGAGCCGGCAACTACGGCCACTACGGCTACGGCACCGACGACTACGTCGAGAGCACCAGCGGGCGGCGCAAGAACCGACGCTGA
- a CDS encoding nucleotidyltransferase domain-containing protein, with amino-acid sequence MIVRRGALTDHYVEDERSVVMVDESVLGLSPVATAILEAVPEGVDVGLPAVTKHVVATFGPPAGTESAEALTEQQIWDLVAHRVLVVVEGDDHPAREASPHGTERRPGPVGDDPEGAVTALRDALRHLRSDDNGRWAAPDSLTPRGLVVAARQHHVVPYLAANLDRLDIPGQARSELEAAAGRQHAGAVMLAADLALAIETLREANVRALAFKGVTLAAQAYGDFRTRGTGDLDLLVAPQDLARAHLALTKSGWHPASGYPAPGPSWAWRHFGRTGNELTFLGTHSDIDLHWHLVPTRGTFPDFDTLWSRRAAAVVAGHPTPTLSPYDALAHSAGHAAKDGWRWLRSLLDVHHLASQPSTWSSVDRPLRGDQMLSLGLAVRMFGPTNSSPADLEKACVMLTNRVWDSVMRQQVATGEAHRAFRVAGPAFVHNLRGLVRTGAPIRETARLISRSVFPVWHTSEELSPHAVVAAPRALARRASEVAHRLRHL; translated from the coding sequence GTGATCGTCAGGCGTGGCGCGCTCACCGACCACTACGTCGAGGACGAACGCAGCGTGGTCATGGTCGACGAGAGCGTCCTCGGTCTGTCGCCGGTCGCCACGGCAATTCTCGAAGCCGTCCCCGAGGGCGTCGACGTCGGCCTCCCGGCCGTGACGAAGCACGTCGTTGCCACGTTCGGGCCGCCTGCGGGGACCGAGTCGGCGGAGGCCCTCACCGAGCAACAGATCTGGGACCTCGTGGCGCACCGAGTCCTGGTGGTGGTCGAGGGCGACGACCACCCGGCACGCGAGGCGTCACCGCACGGGACGGAGCGCCGGCCCGGCCCGGTCGGCGACGACCCCGAAGGTGCAGTCACAGCGCTGCGGGACGCGCTACGGCACCTGCGCTCCGACGACAACGGGCGGTGGGCGGCGCCCGATTCACTGACCCCTCGAGGACTCGTGGTCGCAGCGCGCCAGCATCACGTCGTTCCCTACCTGGCAGCCAATCTCGACCGTCTCGACATCCCGGGACAGGCGAGGTCAGAGCTGGAAGCCGCGGCCGGGCGTCAGCACGCGGGGGCAGTGATGCTGGCGGCCGACCTGGCATTGGCAATCGAGACACTTCGCGAAGCGAACGTTCGAGCTCTGGCATTCAAAGGCGTGACGCTTGCTGCTCAGGCGTACGGGGACTTCAGGACGCGCGGCACCGGAGACCTCGACCTCTTGGTAGCCCCGCAGGATCTCGCCCGAGCGCACCTAGCGCTCACGAAGTCCGGTTGGCATCCCGCCAGCGGTTACCCGGCGCCGGGTCCCTCATGGGCTTGGCGCCACTTCGGGCGCACAGGGAACGAGCTGACCTTCCTCGGCACCCACTCCGATATTGATCTCCACTGGCACCTGGTGCCAACCCGCGGCACGTTCCCGGACTTCGACACTCTGTGGTCCCGGCGTGCGGCTGCCGTGGTCGCCGGTCATCCGACGCCCACCCTCTCCCCCTACGACGCGCTGGCTCACTCGGCTGGGCACGCTGCCAAGGATGGGTGGCGGTGGTTGCGGAGCCTGCTCGATGTGCACCATCTGGCCAGTCAGCCCTCGACCTGGTCGTCCGTCGATCGGCCACTCCGCGGGGACCAGATGCTCAGCCTCGGACTGGCTGTTCGAATGTTCGGCCCGACGAACAGCAGCCCAGCTGACCTCGAGAAGGCATGCGTCATGCTCACCAACCGGGTCTGGGATTCCGTGATGCGCCAGCAGGTGGCCACTGGCGAAGCACACCGCGCATTCCGAGTGGCTGGGCCGGCCTTCGTTCACAATCTGCGCGGGCTTGTCCGCACAGGCGCGCCCATCCGGGAAACGGCGAGGTTGATCAGCCGGAGCGTCTTCCCGGTGTGGCACACGTCCGAAGAGCTTTCACCGCACGCCGTCGTCGCCGCACCCAGAGCACTGGCTAGAAGAGCGTCAGAGGTGGCGCACAGACTGCGCCACCTCTGA